The Paraburkholderia fungorum genome window below encodes:
- a CDS encoding tannase/feruloyl esterase family alpha/beta hydrolase has product MQRTARKSGGIGSSLIVAPVLTALSLSGCGDSLNPPAAAATPLTCSQLVGKTVPAASIGLPTTGATVSAATTMPASGSGATAVGEYCLVSGAISPVDPNAPQIKFQIAMPTTWNNKVMMFGGGGYDGTIPAPTGNVPAGPTTQLTPLGRGYATFASDSGHQANALGSEDASFGVNDEAINNFDGDALKKTRDVAVYLIDARYAVKAPKRAYFAGGSSGGREALAVVQRWPQDWDGSIVLYPAWAAASLDLQFGRITRALAAPGAYVDQAKRKVLLNAVLAACDTLDGVADGLISNVAACNATFDPSTATLNGTPLRCTGGTDTGDTCLSDAQISALNVYNTPITFSYTLASGETQYPGFNVYGADLGIVNASALQPTVTTLAMGTSQPASPMPTTAPYMSVFWDQWIRYFVTRDASYNSLNVDPQNPGSLQARISQLTGLQDVNKTDLSAFNAKGGKILMAHGMADALVSTRSSEQYYQRLQSTMGASTVANFVRFYEIPGYGHAVSSVFNAAWDSLTTLENWVEKGVAPPAQTVADTAGVPGRTRPLCEYPAFPRYSGSGDVNAASSFTCATQ; this is encoded by the coding sequence ATGCAGCGTACCGCCCGGAAATCCGGCGGCATCGGTTCCTCGTTAATCGTCGCGCCCGTGCTTACCGCGCTCTCGCTAAGCGGTTGCGGCGACAGCCTCAACCCGCCCGCGGCGGCGGCTACGCCGCTCACCTGCTCGCAACTCGTCGGCAAGACCGTGCCGGCGGCGTCCATCGGCTTACCGACTACCGGCGCGACCGTGTCGGCCGCCACCACGATGCCCGCGTCGGGCAGCGGCGCGACGGCGGTTGGCGAATATTGCCTGGTGAGCGGCGCGATCAGTCCTGTCGATCCGAACGCACCTCAGATCAAATTCCAGATCGCGATGCCCACCACCTGGAACAACAAGGTCATGATGTTCGGCGGCGGCGGCTACGACGGCACGATTCCCGCACCGACCGGCAACGTCCCTGCCGGACCCACGACGCAACTCACACCGCTCGGACGCGGTTACGCAACCTTCGCCAGCGATTCGGGACATCAGGCGAACGCGCTCGGCAGCGAGGACGCGTCGTTTGGCGTGAACGACGAAGCGATCAACAACTTCGACGGCGACGCGCTGAAGAAAACGCGCGACGTCGCGGTCTATCTGATCGACGCGCGCTACGCGGTGAAAGCACCGAAGCGCGCGTACTTTGCGGGCGGGTCGTCTGGCGGTCGTGAGGCACTCGCCGTCGTGCAGCGCTGGCCGCAGGACTGGGACGGCTCGATCGTGCTCTACCCCGCGTGGGCGGCCGCCAGCCTCGACTTGCAGTTTGGCCGCATCACGCGCGCTCTTGCCGCGCCCGGCGCTTATGTGGATCAGGCCAAGCGCAAGGTCCTGCTCAACGCCGTGCTCGCCGCCTGCGATACGCTCGACGGCGTCGCCGACGGCCTGATCAGCAACGTCGCGGCCTGCAACGCCACGTTCGATCCATCGACCGCGACGCTCAACGGCACGCCTCTGCGTTGTACCGGCGGCACGGATACCGGCGATACGTGTCTGTCGGATGCACAGATTTCGGCGCTCAACGTGTACAACACGCCGATCACGTTCAGCTACACGCTCGCCAGCGGCGAAACGCAGTATCCCGGCTTCAACGTGTATGGCGCCGATCTGGGTATTGTCAACGCGTCGGCCTTGCAGCCGACCGTCACGACGCTTGCCATGGGCACTTCGCAACCCGCGTCGCCGATGCCCACCACCGCTCCGTACATGAGCGTTTTCTGGGACCAGTGGATCCGCTACTTCGTCACGCGCGACGCGAGCTACAACTCGCTGAATGTCGATCCGCAAAACCCGGGCAGTCTGCAGGCGCGGATCAGCCAACTGACGGGCTTGCAGGACGTCAACAAAACCGATCTGTCGGCGTTCAACGCAAAGGGCGGCAAAATCCTGATGGCGCATGGGATGGCCGACGCACTGGTCAGCACGCGCTCGTCCGAGCAGTACTATCAGCGCCTGCAATCGACGATGGGGGCTTCTACCGTCGCTAATTTTGTGCGTTTCTACGAGATTCCGGGCTACGGACACGCGGTGAGTTCAGTCTTCAACGCAGCGTGGGATTCGCTCACGACGCTGGAGAACTGGGTCGAGAAAGGTGTCGCGCCGCCCGCCCAAACTGTCGCGGATACAGCGGGCGTACCGGGGCGCACGCGGCCGCTTTGCGAATATCCGGCTTTCCCGCGGTATAGCGGTTCCGGCGACGTGAATGCCGCGTCGAGCTTTACGTGTGCGACGCAGTGA
- a CDS encoding AraC family transcriptional regulator → MTSATTRDGRADNWLVARRDQETGIEGLRAHFSGHAYDPHDHDDMLIGYTEQGVQRFQCHRSLHTSVPGRAILIEPGALHDGHAPDASGFTYAMLYLPQAWVEQAARRLNIAGLSGVEAAFGHTLVDDRSLVDAIRQAFVAIYGDEGRLARDQTLDRLLMQLGGQLRDAPLTDELAAPPAVARVRDLLHEQMDGNLGLDELADMAGIDRFRLTRLFQRTFGTSPHAYLVRLRLRAARRLLAVGRTPAQVAAEVGFADQSHLGRWFRRAYRMTPAAYRRMCTNVPD, encoded by the coding sequence ATGACGAGCGCGACGACACGCGACGGCCGCGCGGACAACTGGCTGGTCGCGCGACGCGATCAGGAGACCGGCATCGAAGGTTTGCGCGCGCACTTCAGCGGCCACGCGTACGACCCTCACGATCACGACGACATGCTGATCGGCTACACCGAGCAGGGTGTGCAACGCTTCCAGTGCCACCGGTCGCTGCACACGAGCGTGCCGGGCCGCGCGATCCTGATCGAACCGGGCGCGCTGCACGACGGCCACGCGCCCGACGCGAGCGGCTTCACCTACGCGATGCTGTATCTGCCGCAAGCCTGGGTCGAGCAGGCGGCGCGGCGGCTGAATATTGCCGGACTAAGTGGCGTCGAAGCGGCCTTCGGCCATACGCTGGTTGACGACCGCAGCCTCGTCGATGCGATCCGCCAGGCATTCGTGGCCATTTACGGCGACGAAGGCAGGCTTGCACGCGACCAGACTCTCGACCGCCTGCTAATGCAACTCGGCGGCCAGTTGCGCGACGCACCACTGACGGACGAACTCGCCGCGCCGCCCGCCGTCGCCCGCGTGCGAGATCTGTTGCACGAGCAGATGGACGGCAATCTCGGACTCGACGAACTTGCCGATATGGCCGGCATTGACCGGTTCCGCCTGACTCGCCTGTTTCAACGCACGTTCGGCACGTCGCCGCACGCGTATCTGGTGCGCTTGCGCCTGCGCGCCGCGCGCAGACTACTGGCGGTCGGCCGTACGCCCGCACAGGTCGCCGCCGAAGTCGGCTTCGCCGATCAGAGCCATCTTGGCCGCTGGTTTCGCCGCGCTTACCGGATGACGCCGGCCGCCTACCGGCGCATGTGCACAAACGTTCCAGACTGA
- a CDS encoding DUF2000 domain-containing protein, whose translation MFDTKVALIVRDDLAVWQKLNVVAFLATGVAAAMPEALGEPYEDAANRQYGRMLGQPMLVFAADLPGLQAAHRQALTRELKIVPYVHAMFSTGHDAANREVFRAGDAANLDFVGLALHGPKKAVDKAVKGLSLHA comes from the coding sequence ATGTTCGATACCAAAGTGGCCCTGATCGTGCGCGACGATCTCGCGGTCTGGCAAAAACTCAATGTAGTCGCGTTTCTCGCGACCGGCGTTGCCGCTGCAATGCCCGAAGCACTCGGTGAGCCCTACGAGGATGCAGCCAACCGTCAATACGGCCGCATGCTTGGTCAACCGATGCTGGTATTCGCCGCCGACCTGCCCGGTCTTCAGGCTGCGCACCGGCAGGCACTGACCCGCGAACTCAAGATCGTGCCGTATGTCCATGCGATGTTTTCGACCGGGCACGATGCAGCGAATCGCGAAGTTTTTCGTGCCGGCGATGCGGCGAATCTCGACTTCGTGGGCCTCGCGTTGCATGGCCCCAAGAAAGCCGTGGACAAGGCCGTGAAGGGCTTGTCTTTGCACGCGTAA
- a CDS encoding AraC family transcriptional regulator → MAKEYADGFAVGEHRHARAQLIHATRGTIEVIAGQKLWLVPPQRALWMPAGMPHAMRARGAVSLRSPYIRTENCPPGFPDEPLAVNVTPLLRELIIRAASIPLDDEPAGRDSLVIAHLLAEIEWVPGHPLRMPSGGDRRLKRICDAILSAPADARTLDAWARQAGASTRTLARLFVAETGMSFVHWRQLVRVQHALPLLAADRPVAEVSIALGYETPGAFTAMFRRVTGTTPSAYFSLSDPA, encoded by the coding sequence ATGGCCAAGGAGTATGCAGACGGTTTTGCCGTCGGTGAGCATAGGCACGCTCGCGCGCAATTGATCCATGCAACGCGCGGCACCATCGAAGTCATAGCTGGGCAGAAGCTCTGGCTCGTTCCGCCGCAGCGGGCGCTCTGGATGCCGGCCGGCATGCCACACGCGATGCGCGCGCGGGGGGCCGTTTCATTGCGCAGCCCGTACATCCGCACCGAAAACTGTCCACCTGGATTTCCTGATGAACCGCTCGCCGTCAACGTAACTCCGCTATTGCGCGAACTGATCATACGCGCCGCATCGATTCCGCTCGACGACGAACCTGCCGGGCGCGATAGCCTTGTCATCGCGCATCTGCTCGCCGAAATCGAATGGGTGCCGGGCCATCCACTGCGCATGCCGAGTGGCGGCGATCGTCGACTCAAGAGGATTTGTGACGCGATTCTCAGTGCGCCTGCCGACGCGCGTACGCTCGACGCGTGGGCCAGGCAAGCGGGTGCGTCGACGCGCACGCTCGCGCGCCTTTTTGTCGCCGAAACCGGCATGTCGTTCGTGCATTGGCGCCAACTCGTGCGCGTCCAGCATGCGTTGCCGCTACTCGCGGCCGACAGGCCCGTCGCTGAAGTGAGCATCGCGCTCGGCTACGAAACGCCGGGCGCCTTTACGGCGATGTTCCGTCGCGTGACAGGCACGACACCGAGCGCCTATTTCAGCTTGTCCGATCCGGCGTAG
- a CDS encoding alpha/beta hydrolase: MERQNVEFLSEGVRLRGWFYLPAQALAGEHPAIVMAHGFSAVKEQYLDRYAEVFANAGFAVLVYDHRNFGESEGMPRQEVDPALQKRGYRDALSYVSTRPEVDASRMGIWGSSFSGGHVLEVAAIDRRVKCVVSQVPQISGYQSALRRTRADHVPALLSRFESDRARRFAGGSPAMLPATSADSAEPCAMPGADSHEFFAGTAAFSPNWRNEVTLRSAELSREHEPGVYIARISPTPLLMIVADADTLTATDLCLRAYEEALQPKQLEMIADGHFTPYVEHFDTTSRCAADWFKRHLSADH, from the coding sequence ATGGAACGTCAAAACGTGGAGTTTCTGTCAGAGGGCGTGCGTCTGCGCGGCTGGTTCTATCTGCCCGCACAGGCGCTGGCGGGCGAGCATCCGGCCATCGTGATGGCGCATGGATTCTCCGCAGTCAAGGAGCAGTATCTTGATCGCTACGCCGAGGTGTTTGCGAACGCGGGTTTCGCTGTGCTCGTCTACGATCACCGTAATTTCGGCGAGAGTGAAGGGATGCCTCGCCAGGAAGTCGACCCGGCTTTGCAGAAGCGAGGCTATCGCGATGCGCTCAGTTATGTGTCGACGCGCCCCGAGGTGGATGCGTCGCGCATGGGCATCTGGGGTTCAAGTTTTAGCGGTGGGCATGTGCTTGAAGTTGCTGCGATTGATCGGCGCGTGAAGTGCGTGGTCTCGCAAGTGCCGCAGATTAGTGGTTATCAGTCGGCATTGCGCCGAACCCGCGCCGATCACGTGCCGGCGTTGCTAAGCCGTTTCGAGTCGGACCGTGCGCGGCGCTTCGCCGGAGGATCGCCCGCCATGCTGCCCGCGACGAGTGCCGACTCCGCCGAGCCATGCGCGATGCCAGGCGCGGACAGCCACGAATTTTTCGCCGGCACAGCGGCTTTTTCGCCGAACTGGCGCAACGAGGTAACGCTGCGCAGCGCCGAGCTTTCTCGCGAACATGAGCCCGGTGTGTACATCGCGCGCATCAGCCCCACACCGTTGCTGATGATCGTCGCGGATGCCGACACGTTGACTGCCACCGATTTGTGTTTGCGTGCGTATGAGGAAGCGCTGCAACCCAAGCAACTCGAGATGATCGCGGACGGACACTTTACGCCCTATGTAGAGCACTTCGACACTACCAGCCGGTGCGCTGCGGACTGGTTCAAGCGTCATTTGAGCGCCGACCATTGA
- a CDS encoding zinc-binding dehydrogenase, producing MKAICVTPDRELEVRDIPTPIEPAPGHVLIDMDASAINHGDKTFLRMPTAAGNALALGPHGVWGASGAGRVVAVGAGVPLAYTGKQVAVYRSLDRSPESVGLWCERAHVPYTTCLILPDHVRARDYCGSLVNVMTAYAFLEEITSAGHKGVIVTAGNSATGHALASLARRRNIPAILLVRTTAARDALARLGVEHVIVTTEGFNDRLSVLSAELGATAVFDGVGGDLLTSIAPALPMNSTIYFYGFLGGTAPFSIQSVLFMMKNLSMKRFSNFESRTVKEQARLVAALKTLEGVIDDSMFTTRIGKEFHRDQIRLAMAYESADGAKAVLVT from the coding sequence ATGAAAGCAATTTGCGTAACACCTGACCGCGAGCTCGAGGTTCGTGACATCCCGACCCCGATCGAGCCTGCGCCCGGCCATGTGCTGATCGACATGGACGCCTCGGCAATCAACCACGGCGACAAGACTTTCCTGAGGATGCCCACGGCAGCGGGTAACGCCCTTGCGCTGGGTCCGCATGGAGTATGGGGTGCCTCTGGGGCTGGGCGCGTGGTCGCAGTGGGCGCAGGCGTCCCCCTGGCATATACGGGCAAGCAGGTGGCGGTATACCGGTCGCTTGACAGAAGCCCGGAGAGTGTCGGGCTTTGGTGCGAACGGGCGCATGTACCTTATACGACCTGTTTGATCTTGCCGGACCATGTTCGCGCGCGCGACTATTGCGGCTCGCTCGTCAACGTCATGACGGCCTACGCCTTCCTCGAAGAAATCACTAGCGCGGGCCACAAGGGCGTCATCGTCACTGCTGGTAATTCGGCCACCGGACACGCGCTCGCTTCGCTTGCGCGCAGAAGAAACATACCGGCGATTTTGCTGGTGCGTACAACGGCAGCGCGGGACGCGCTGGCCCGTCTGGGCGTGGAGCATGTCATCGTCACTACCGAGGGCTTCAACGACAGGCTCAGTGTGCTGTCCGCCGAACTGGGGGCGACGGCGGTATTCGATGGGGTCGGCGGCGACTTGCTAACGAGCATCGCCCCTGCGTTGCCGATGAATTCGACGATCTATTTCTACGGCTTTTTGGGAGGCACTGCGCCGTTTTCCATTCAGTCCGTACTGTTCATGATGAAGAACCTGAGTATGAAGCGGTTCAGCAATTTCGAAAGCCGGACAGTGAAGGAGCAGGCGAGGCTTGTTGCCGCGCTGAAAACGCTTGAAGGCGTGATCGACGATTCCATGTTCACGACCAGAATCGGTAAAGAATTTCATCGCGATCAGATCAGGCTCGCGATGGCTTACGAATCTGCGGATGGCGCCAAAGCTGTCCTCGTCACTTAG
- a CDS encoding LysR family transcriptional regulator, with protein MDRMNAIRLFVRLVECGSFSAVGREEGIGQPAVSKQIGALERHLGAQLVLRTSRQVVITDAGQAFYESARQLVDDFDALESSVGERQQSPRGVVRVNTAPAHGRLCITPLLPEFFRQYPDVAIELSVSERHVDLVGDGVDLAVRHGRLMDSSLTARKLSETDFVLAASPGYLADHGIPTRLADLDKHACIVFANGRERYPWSLRNGKERVSYVPHGSLLTGDAEHIRAAVLHGLGIAQAPFWLMAKEIQSGEVQLLLPDLQPDRVPIHLVYPAGRRVPMRVRVFIEYLVSAFARSEL; from the coding sequence ATGGATCGAATGAACGCGATTCGCCTGTTTGTACGCCTCGTCGAATGCGGCAGTTTTTCTGCCGTTGGGCGGGAGGAAGGGATTGGACAGCCTGCGGTCAGCAAGCAGATCGGCGCGCTGGAACGGCACCTTGGCGCCCAACTCGTTTTGCGGACCTCGCGCCAGGTTGTGATCACGGACGCGGGACAAGCTTTCTACGAGTCGGCGAGGCAACTGGTGGATGACTTCGACGCGCTCGAGTCGTCCGTAGGGGAGCGGCAGCAGTCGCCACGAGGCGTGGTCAGAGTCAATACGGCTCCGGCGCATGGCCGGCTTTGCATCACGCCGCTGTTACCGGAGTTCTTCCGGCAGTATCCGGATGTCGCGATTGAGTTGTCGGTATCGGAACGGCATGTCGATCTTGTCGGCGACGGCGTCGATCTGGCGGTTCGCCATGGGCGACTGATGGACTCTTCCCTCACTGCGCGGAAGCTGTCCGAGACAGACTTCGTGCTCGCGGCCAGCCCTGGCTATCTTGCCGATCATGGTATTCCGACGCGGCTTGCGGACCTTGATAAGCACGCCTGCATCGTCTTTGCGAATGGCCGCGAGCGCTACCCGTGGTCGCTCAGGAACGGGAAGGAGCGCGTCTCCTACGTGCCGCACGGGTCGCTGCTGACTGGCGATGCGGAGCACATTCGCGCGGCTGTGCTGCACGGCCTTGGCATCGCACAGGCGCCTTTCTGGCTCATGGCGAAAGAAATTCAGTCCGGCGAGGTCCAGTTGTTGTTGCCAGATTTGCAACCCGATCGCGTGCCTATTCACCTTGTCTATCCAGCGGGTCGCCGGGTACCGATGAGGGTTCGAGTGTTCATCGAATATCTTGTTTCGGCATTTGCGCGTTCAGAACTTTGA
- a CDS encoding DUF1254 domain-containing protein translates to MMNMTKRRFTMAMICLLALASGTAGAQDGKEPLGGQPAAGSRPSADLNYQILRQRAFEAVNWALPAVEIYRFRPAGAEALGLKDNDILAYSKPATPNLEVVTGNSSTPYISAFTDLRKGPVVLEIPPSGTDGSLYGQVVDAWQFTIADVGPSGLDQGKGGKYLFTPPGYTGPIPEGYIHVASPNYRITMAFRSIVQPGKTVDDAFNFSHRLRLYYLSDAANPPQQRFVDPGNQRYSTLPFFDERFFNDLADIANVEPVRPEDKVMMGMLASLGIQKGKPFNPDAETVRAMRQGAADAWFSLQSYFDHPPKEVLYWPDRHYISLLLPDEKKQFDYVYDDRVDYVGRARAFFWCIYMPKTLSDSPGTMYMVAVADKNGKLLDAKTNYKITLPAAMPAKQFWAITVYDHATWTYIYSNSERTTLSSYDMNKMKLNSDGSVTIYVGPHAPKGLQSNWIPTAGRRPAPTVRFYGPTEELMNKSFRLPDFEVVGK, encoded by the coding sequence ATGATGAACATGACAAAACGGCGCTTTACGATGGCAATGATTTGCCTGCTCGCCCTCGCATCCGGCACAGCCGGTGCCCAGGATGGTAAAGAGCCGCTTGGAGGCCAGCCGGCGGCGGGCAGCCGACCGTCCGCAGACCTCAATTATCAGATATTGAGGCAGCGTGCATTCGAAGCGGTCAATTGGGCGCTGCCCGCTGTGGAGATTTATCGCTTTCGTCCCGCTGGCGCCGAAGCCCTCGGTTTGAAGGACAACGATATCCTGGCGTATTCGAAACCGGCAACGCCGAATCTCGAAGTAGTGACAGGTAATAGTTCGACGCCTTATATCTCCGCATTTACGGACCTTCGCAAGGGACCGGTAGTGCTCGAAATTCCACCGTCTGGAACAGACGGCAGTCTGTATGGACAGGTCGTCGACGCGTGGCAATTTACGATTGCCGACGTCGGTCCATCTGGACTGGATCAGGGAAAGGGCGGCAAATATCTGTTCACCCCGCCGGGCTATACCGGACCGATCCCTGAGGGATATATCCACGTTGCGTCTCCCAACTATCGGATCACGATGGCATTCCGCTCGATCGTGCAACCCGGAAAAACGGTCGACGATGCGTTCAATTTCTCGCACCGGCTACGCCTGTACTATCTTTCGGACGCTGCCAATCCACCGCAGCAACGGTTCGTCGACCCAGGCAATCAGCGCTACTCGACACTCCCGTTTTTCGACGAACGGTTTTTCAATGATCTTGCCGACATAGCTAACGTCGAGCCCGTCAGGCCCGAAGACAAAGTGATGATGGGTATGCTCGCGTCATTGGGAATCCAGAAAGGCAAACCGTTCAATCCGGATGCCGAGACGGTCCGGGCAATGCGCCAGGGCGCTGCCGACGCATGGTTCAGCCTGCAGTCATACTTCGATCATCCACCCAAAGAGGTTCTCTACTGGCCCGACCGGCACTACATTTCATTACTGCTCCCCGACGAAAAAAAGCAATTCGATTATGTGTACGACGACCGGGTTGACTATGTAGGACGGGCCAGGGCTTTCTTCTGGTGCATCTACATGCCCAAGACGCTGAGCGATTCGCCGGGGACCATGTATATGGTTGCCGTGGCCGACAAGAACGGCAAACTGCTCGACGCAAAGACGAACTACAAGATCACGCTTCCGGCGGCGATGCCTGCAAAGCAATTCTGGGCCATCACCGTCTACGACCATGCGACGTGGACTTACATTTACAGCAACAGCGAACGCACCACTTTGTCTTCGTACGACATGAACAAGATGAAATTGAATAGCGACGGCAGCGTAACGATCTACGTCGGCCCGCACGCGCCAAAGGGACTGCAATCAAACTGGATTCCGACGGCTGGCCGGCGTCCTGCTCCGACGGTACGGTTCTACGGACCGACGGAGGAGTTGATGAACAAATCGTTCAGGCTCCCTGATTTCGAAGTTGTGGGCAAATAG